The DNA window TGCTTTGACATCTGTCTCCTTCGGGAGGAGGCAAGAGACATTGAAGGATTGATCAGGGAACTCGCCGTCCTTCTCGATGTCACGGAATCAGACCTGCGTGCCAGTATCATCCAGGGCATGAAGCAGCCCTCTTACATGCCGGTGATCCTCAAGCGGGACGTGGATTGGGAGACCCTTTCCCGTGTCGAGGCACGACTTCACAACCTGCCAGGGATTGCGGTGGAGGTGGTGCCAGGTCGATATTACCCAGAGGGGCCAGTCGCCTCCCATCTTCTGGGCTATCTGGGTGAGGTGACAGGAGAGGATCTTGATGCCGGACGCTATCCCAATGCGTACGCCGGGGATCTGGTGGGCAAAAACGGCGCTGAACTCCAGTGGAACGAGGATCTCGCCGGCAGGGCTGGCAGAAGGTGGGTTGAGGTGGACGCCAAGGGGCGTTACATGAAGTTTCTCCGAGAGGAACCCCCGATACGGGGAAACGATCTCCACCTCACCGTGGATCTCGATCTCCAGAAGGCCGCCGAGGAGGCCCTTGCCGGTCAAGTTGGGGCAGTCGTTGCCCTTGATCCCCGGTCCGGAGCGGTCCGCGCCCTCGTAAGCACCCCCGGGTTCGACCCGGCCGTCCTTTCGAGGGGGGTGACCAAAGAGGAATGGAAGGCCCTGAACGATTCCCTTTTAAAACCCCTTTACAACCGCGCCCTGCAGGGTGGTTTTGCGCCGGGTTCCACCTTCAAGATCGTGATGGCGGCTGCTGGGCTCGAGGAAAAACTCGTAGATGAGCACAGCACCATATATTGTCCCGGCTCGTTCTGGTTCGGAAACAGGTCATATCGGTGCTGGAACCGCAATGGACATGGGACGGTCACTCTCTACAAGGCACTCGTGGAGTCGTGCGATGTCTATTTTTACCACCTCGGCCTGAGACTCGGGGTGGACAGAATCGCCCGATATGCCCATGCCTTCGGGTTGGGAGCGCCTACTGGCATCGATCTCCCAGACGAGAAAGGCGGTACCGTAGCCTCGACGGCCTGGAAAAGGGAACGTTTCAAAGAAAAATGGTACGAAGGAGAGACGGTGAGCATCGCAATCGGCCAGGGCTATACCGTCGTCACCCCCATCCAGATGGCCCGTCTCATCGCGGCAGTCGGAAACGGCGGCATCCTTTATAGGCCTCATGTGTTCAGCAGGCTGGTGGATCCTGAGGGTCGCCCCGTCCGATCCTCCTCGCCTGAGGTCCAGGGGACCGTGGGTGTCTCGAAAAAAAATCTGTCCCTTGTGGCCTCGGCCCTACAAGGGGTGGTCGGGGATCCCAGGGGGACCGGTAAGGCCTGCAGGCTCCCCAAGGTGGCCGTGGCCGGAAAGACAGGCACCGCCCAGGTGGTCAAGCAGGCCAAGCGTCGCCAGGACGAAAAAATGCCTTGGCAGTTTCGGGATCACGCCTGGTTTGTTGCGTACGCACCCGTGGAGGATCCCCAGCTCGCGGTGGCGGTCCTCGTTGAGCACGGTGGTCACGGTGGATCGGCCGCAGCTCCCATCGCGCGCAAGGTCTTTGAGCGCTGGTTCCAG is part of the Deltaproteobacteria bacterium genome and encodes:
- the mrdA gene encoding penicillin-binding protein 2, yielding MTSQKNHSLVSKKTLFTKEEQEINKRRCLVAAAFLVAAFVILLIRIGYLQVIKGEDLAAKSERNRLRTVRLIPPRGDIVDRKGRLMVGTRPCFDICLLREEARDIEGLIRELAVLLDVTESDLRASIIQGMKQPSYMPVILKRDVDWETLSRVEARLHNLPGIAVEVVPGRYYPEGPVASHLLGYLGEVTGEDLDAGRYPNAYAGDLVGKNGAELQWNEDLAGRAGRRWVEVDAKGRYMKFLREEPPIRGNDLHLTVDLDLQKAAEEALAGQVGAVVALDPRSGAVRALVSTPGFDPAVLSRGVTKEEWKALNDSLLKPLYNRALQGGFAPGSTFKIVMAAAGLEEKLVDEHSTIYCPGSFWFGNRSYRCWNRNGHGTVTLYKALVESCDVYFYHLGLRLGVDRIARYAHAFGLGAPTGIDLPDEKGGTVASTAWKRERFKEKWYEGETVSIAIGQGYTVVTPIQMARLIAAVGNGGILYRPHVFSRLVDPEGRPVRSSSPEVQGTVGVSKKNLSLVASALQGVVGDPRGTGKACRLPKVAVAGKTGTAQVVKQAKRRQDEKMPWQFRDHAWFVAYAPVEDPQLAVAVLVEHGGHGGSAAAPIARKVFERWFQIQSPAPVPAVERSASRACGCGHA